In Melanotaenia boesemani isolate fMelBoe1 chromosome 18, fMelBoe1.pri, whole genome shotgun sequence, the following proteins share a genomic window:
- the LOC121629045 gene encoding copine-3-like isoform X1, whose product MASVGVPGPKVPDCVTKVALTISCKDLLDMDAFSKSDPLCVLLMNTSGPHWCEIGRTERIQNCLSPKFSQKLVLDYYFETVQKLRFEVYDIDSEKCSPEEADFLGQLECTLGQIVSSRTFTKRLVRRDQSPAGNGSITIWAEERNDNRVVEFEVAARKLDKKDFFGKSDPFLEFYKQTETGWQLTHRTEVVKSNLNPSWRPFRIPLQSLCGGDVEKPIKVDCYDHNNSGSHDFIGSFQASLSQIQQATLTYAAEFDCINSSKKQRKKGYKNSGIIIVKQAKVVKEYSFLDYIMGGCQINFTIAIDFTGSNGNPHLPTSLHYINPQGYNEYLAAIWAVGNVVQDYDSDKMFPAFGFGAQLPPTWQVSHEFPINFKPSDPFCAGVEGVVAAYQQCLSQVKLYGPTNFAPIINHVAHFGRQALQQQSASQYFVLLIITDGVITDMDQTRTAIIHASRLPMSIIIVGVGGADFSAMEFLDGDNGVLQSATGEAAMRDIVQFVPFRQFQNCPRETLAQNVLAEIPGQVSGFFNSMNLKPPHGDAPHPPSAPPAMLSENQPSSSYGRVGTAET is encoded by the exons ATGGCGTCCGTTGGAGTCCCGGGGCCGAAGGTCCCCGACTGTGTGACCAAAGTAGCTCTGACCATCTCCTGTAAGGACCTGCTGGATATggacgccttctccaagtcggACCCTCTGTGTGTCCTCCTCATGAACACCTCCGGGCCCCACTGGTGCGAG aTCGGCCGAACGGAGAGAATCCAGAACTGCCTCAGTCCCAAGTTCTCCCAGAAGCTGGTCCTGGACTACTACTTTGAGACGGTGCAGAAGCTGCGGTTCGAAGTTTACGACATCGATAGCGAGAAGTGCAGCCCGGAGGAGGCGGACTTCCTGGGACAGCTGGAGTGCACACTGGGACAG ATCGTGTCCTCCAGGACGTTCACCAAGCGGCTGGTTAGGAGGGACCAGAGTCCTGCTGGGAACGGGTCCATCACC ATCTGGGCTGAAGAGAGAAATGATAACAGAGTGGTGGAGTTTGAAGTTGCTGCAAGAAAACTGGacaaaaag GATTTTTTTGGGAAGTCAGATCCTTTCCTGGAATTCTACAAGCAGACAGAAACTGGATGGCAGCTGACTCACAGGACAGAG GTGGTGAAAAGCAACCTGAATCCAAGTTGGCGGCCATTCCGAATCCCGCTGCAGTCGCTGTGCGGAGGCGACGTGGAGAAACCGATAAAG GTGGACTGCTACGACCACAACAACAGCGGATCTCACGACTTCATCGGCTCCTTTCAGGCCAGTCTCAGCCAGATCCAGCAAGCCACGCTGACGTACGCG GCGGAGTTTGACTGCATCAACAGCAGcaagaagcagagaaaaaaaggataTAAAAACTCCGGGATCATCATCGTCAAGCAGGCCAAG gtggtgaaggaGTACAGCTTCCTGGATTACATCATGGGTGGATGTCAGATTAATTTCACT ATTGCCATTGATTTTACAGGCTCCAATGGAAACCCCCACTTGCCCACCTCCCTGCACTACATCAACCCCCAAGGCTACAACGAGTACCTGGCTGCTATCTGGGCCGTTGGTAACGTTGTCCAAGACTACGACAG TGACAAGATGTTCCCCGCCTTTGGTTTCGGTGCTCAGTTACCTCCAACGTGGCAG GTCAGCCATGAGTTTCCCATCAACTTCAAGCCATCAGATCCGTTCTGTGCAG GTGTAGAGGGTGTGGTTGCAGCCTATCAGCAGTGTCTATCTCAGGTGAAGCTTTACGGCCCCACAAACTTCGCCCCAATCATCAACCATGTGGCTCATTTTGGCAGACAGGCCCTGCAGCAGCAATCCGCCTCA CAATACTTCGTCCTGCTGATCATCACCGACGGCGTCATCACCGACATGGATCAGACGCGCACCGCCATCATCCACGCGTCCCGACTGCCCATGTCCATCATCATTGTCGGGGTGGGCGGGGCTGACTTCAGCGCCATGGAGTTCCTGGACGGAGACAATGGAGTTCTGCAATCAGCTACTGGCGAGGCCGCCATGAGAGACATCGTCCAGTTTGTCCCGTTCAGACAGTTTCAGAAT TGTCCTCGGGAGACGCTCGCTCAGAATGTCCTGGCGGAAATCCCGGGTCAGGTGTCTGGCTTCTTCAACAGCATGAACCTGAAGCCACCACACGGCGATGCTCCTCATCCACCGTCAGCTCCCCCAGCGATGCTCTCTGAAAACCAGCCTTCTTCGTCCTACGGTCGTGTTGGAACAGCTGAAACGTAA
- the LOC121629045 gene encoding copine-3-like isoform X2, whose protein sequence is MASVGVPGPKVPDCVTKVALTISCKDLLDMDAFSKSDPLCVLLMNTSGPHWCEIGRTERIQNCLSPKFSQKLVLDYYFETVQKLRFEVYDIDSEKCSPEEADFLGQLECTLGQIVSSRTFTKRLVRRDQSPAGNGSITIWAEERNDNRVVEFEVAARKLDKKDFFGKSDPFLEFYKQTETGWQLTHRTEVVKSNLNPSWRPFRIPLQSLCGGDVEKPIKVDCYDHNNSGSHDFIGSFQASLSQIQQATLTYAAEFDCINSSKKQRKKGYKNSGIIIVKQAKVVKEYSFLDYIMGGCQINFTIAIDFTGSNGNPHLPTSLHYINPQGYNEYLAAIWAVGNVVQDYDSDKMFPAFGFGAQLPPTWQVSHEFPINFKPSDPFCAGVEGVVAAYQQCLSQVKLYGPTNFAPIINHVAHFGRQALQQQSASQYFVLLIITDGVITDMDQTRTAIIHASRLPMSIIIVGVGGADFSAMEFLDGDNGVLQSATGEAAMRDIVQFVPFRQFQNAGAAALAQSVLAELPDQVASFFNLSGLKPPRDLHPTSETPRDPHPT, encoded by the exons ATGGCGTCCGTTGGAGTCCCGGGGCCGAAGGTCCCCGACTGTGTGACCAAAGTAGCTCTGACCATCTCCTGTAAGGACCTGCTGGATATggacgccttctccaagtcggACCCTCTGTGTGTCCTCCTCATGAACACCTCCGGGCCCCACTGGTGCGAG aTCGGCCGAACGGAGAGAATCCAGAACTGCCTCAGTCCCAAGTTCTCCCAGAAGCTGGTCCTGGACTACTACTTTGAGACGGTGCAGAAGCTGCGGTTCGAAGTTTACGACATCGATAGCGAGAAGTGCAGCCCGGAGGAGGCGGACTTCCTGGGACAGCTGGAGTGCACACTGGGACAG ATCGTGTCCTCCAGGACGTTCACCAAGCGGCTGGTTAGGAGGGACCAGAGTCCTGCTGGGAACGGGTCCATCACC ATCTGGGCTGAAGAGAGAAATGATAACAGAGTGGTGGAGTTTGAAGTTGCTGCAAGAAAACTGGacaaaaag GATTTTTTTGGGAAGTCAGATCCTTTCCTGGAATTCTACAAGCAGACAGAAACTGGATGGCAGCTGACTCACAGGACAGAG GTGGTGAAAAGCAACCTGAATCCAAGTTGGCGGCCATTCCGAATCCCGCTGCAGTCGCTGTGCGGAGGCGACGTGGAGAAACCGATAAAG GTGGACTGCTACGACCACAACAACAGCGGATCTCACGACTTCATCGGCTCCTTTCAGGCCAGTCTCAGCCAGATCCAGCAAGCCACGCTGACGTACGCG GCGGAGTTTGACTGCATCAACAGCAGcaagaagcagagaaaaaaaggataTAAAAACTCCGGGATCATCATCGTCAAGCAGGCCAAG gtggtgaaggaGTACAGCTTCCTGGATTACATCATGGGTGGATGTCAGATTAATTTCACT ATTGCCATTGATTTTACAGGCTCCAATGGAAACCCCCACTTGCCCACCTCCCTGCACTACATCAACCCCCAAGGCTACAACGAGTACCTGGCTGCTATCTGGGCCGTTGGTAACGTTGTCCAAGACTACGACAG TGACAAGATGTTCCCCGCCTTTGGTTTCGGTGCTCAGTTACCTCCAACGTGGCAG GTCAGCCATGAGTTTCCCATCAACTTCAAGCCATCAGATCCGTTCTGTGCAG GTGTAGAGGGTGTGGTTGCAGCCTATCAGCAGTGTCTATCTCAGGTGAAGCTTTACGGCCCCACAAACTTCGCCCCAATCATCAACCATGTGGCTCATTTTGGCAGACAGGCCCTGCAGCAGCAATCCGCCTCA CAATACTTCGTCCTGCTGATCATCACCGACGGCGTCATCACCGACATGGATCAGACGCGCACCGCCATCATCCACGCGTCCCGACTGCCCATGTCCATCATCATTGTCGGGGTGGGCGGGGCTGACTTCAGCGCCATGGAGTTCCTGGACGGAGACAATGGAGTTCTGCAATCAGCTACTGGCGAGGCCGCCATGAGAGACATCGTCCAGTTTGTCCCGTTCAGACAGTTTCAGAAT GCGGGTGCTGCAGCCCTCGCTCAGAGCGTTCTGGCTGAGCTGCCAGACCAGGTGGCCTCATTCTTCAATTTATCTGGCCTGAAGCCCCCCAGAGACCTCCATCCTACCTCAGAAACCCCCAGAGACCCTCATCCTACCTAG
- the LOC121629045 gene encoding copine-3-like isoform X3, which yields MASVGVPGPKVPDCVTKVALTISCKDLLDMDAFSKSDPLCVLLMNTSGPHWCEIGRTERIQNCLSPKFSQKLVLDYYFETVQKLRFEVYDIDSEKCSPEEADFLGQLECTLGQIVSSRTFTKRLVRRDQSPAGNGSITIWAEERNDNRVVEFEVAARKLDKKDFFGKSDPFLEFYKQTETGWQLTHRTEVVKSNLNPSWRPFRIPLQSLCGGDVEKPIKVDCYDHNNSGSHDFIGSFQASLSQIQQATLTYAAEFDCINSSKKQRKKGYKNSGIIIVKQAKVVKEYSFLDYIMGGCQINFTIAIDFTGSNGNPHLPTSLHYINPQGYNEYLAAIWAVGNVVQDYDSDKMFPAFGFGAQLPPTWQVSHEFPINFKPSDPFCAGVEGVVAAYQQCLSQVKLYGPTNFAPIINHVAHFGRQALQQQSASINCIGPKVHIPIPPRSFPAPHNLLWPHC from the exons ATGGCGTCCGTTGGAGTCCCGGGGCCGAAGGTCCCCGACTGTGTGACCAAAGTAGCTCTGACCATCTCCTGTAAGGACCTGCTGGATATggacgccttctccaagtcggACCCTCTGTGTGTCCTCCTCATGAACACCTCCGGGCCCCACTGGTGCGAG aTCGGCCGAACGGAGAGAATCCAGAACTGCCTCAGTCCCAAGTTCTCCCAGAAGCTGGTCCTGGACTACTACTTTGAGACGGTGCAGAAGCTGCGGTTCGAAGTTTACGACATCGATAGCGAGAAGTGCAGCCCGGAGGAGGCGGACTTCCTGGGACAGCTGGAGTGCACACTGGGACAG ATCGTGTCCTCCAGGACGTTCACCAAGCGGCTGGTTAGGAGGGACCAGAGTCCTGCTGGGAACGGGTCCATCACC ATCTGGGCTGAAGAGAGAAATGATAACAGAGTGGTGGAGTTTGAAGTTGCTGCAAGAAAACTGGacaaaaag GATTTTTTTGGGAAGTCAGATCCTTTCCTGGAATTCTACAAGCAGACAGAAACTGGATGGCAGCTGACTCACAGGACAGAG GTGGTGAAAAGCAACCTGAATCCAAGTTGGCGGCCATTCCGAATCCCGCTGCAGTCGCTGTGCGGAGGCGACGTGGAGAAACCGATAAAG GTGGACTGCTACGACCACAACAACAGCGGATCTCACGACTTCATCGGCTCCTTTCAGGCCAGTCTCAGCCAGATCCAGCAAGCCACGCTGACGTACGCG GCGGAGTTTGACTGCATCAACAGCAGcaagaagcagagaaaaaaaggataTAAAAACTCCGGGATCATCATCGTCAAGCAGGCCAAG gtggtgaaggaGTACAGCTTCCTGGATTACATCATGGGTGGATGTCAGATTAATTTCACT ATTGCCATTGATTTTACAGGCTCCAATGGAAACCCCCACTTGCCCACCTCCCTGCACTACATCAACCCCCAAGGCTACAACGAGTACCTGGCTGCTATCTGGGCCGTTGGTAACGTTGTCCAAGACTACGACAG TGACAAGATGTTCCCCGCCTTTGGTTTCGGTGCTCAGTTACCTCCAACGTGGCAG GTCAGCCATGAGTTTCCCATCAACTTCAAGCCATCAGATCCGTTCTGTGCAG GTGTAGAGGGTGTGGTTGCAGCCTATCAGCAGTGTCTATCTCAGGTGAAGCTTTACGGCCCCACAAACTTCGCCCCAATCATCAACCATGTGGCTCATTTTGGCAGACAGGCCCTGCAGCAGCAATCCGCCTCA ATCAACTGCATTGGACCCAAGGTTCACATCCCTATCCCACCTCGATCCTTCCCTGCACCTCACAACTTACTCTGGCCTCACTGCTGA